The following coding sequences lie in one Candidatus Poribacteria bacterium genomic window:
- a CDS encoding cupin domain-containing protein has product MLIADLNEIEGRTYPARRRTKNLVGGASPIQIGEFCMGFVVLEPNGGQVPWHNHEQEEIYFIVEGEGEMCLGEERQVLSTGQTVFIPSWVFHQLTNTSDTPMKMVYCYGPAGDVAHWKQELAGTLPKAGVEAPPLPEGAAPQCTDKP; this is encoded by the coding sequence ATGCTAATCGCAGATTTAAATGAAATTGAAGGACGCACCTATCCTGCCCGTAGACGCACCAAAAACCTCGTCGGCGGCGCGTCCCCGATCCAGATAGGTGAATTCTGCATGGGGTTCGTCGTCTTAGAGCCAAACGGTGGACAAGTGCCGTGGCACAACCACGAACAGGAAGAGATCTACTTCATCGTTGAAGGCGAAGGCGAAATGTGCCTCGGTGAAGAGCGTCAAGTGCTGTCCACAGGTCAGACCGTTTTTATTCCGTCATGGGTCTTCCACCAATTGACGAACACCAGCGATACACCGATGAAGATGGTCTACTGCTATGGACCCGCGGGCGATGTGGCGCATTGGAAACAAGAACTCGCTGGCACACTCCCGAAAGCCGGTGTCGAGGCACCACCACTCCCAGAAGGCGCAGCACCTCAATGCACTGACAAACCTTAA